Within Desulfobacter sp., the genomic segment CGCAATGGCCGCCGACGCAGACCCGCCGCCCGGGGCGGAACTCCGAGAGGTCACCTCTTGGATAAAGCCCCTCAGGGTCAGCCCGGCAAGGGGTTCATCCGGTTCCTCGGCAATGATGTATTCGATGATTTTCTCTTTGGGGTTGAAGGGGGCAACTGAATTGAGCCCCAGCCGCTCCACGGCCAGCCTCACCTTCTGGTCCTCATCCAGAACAAACAGCCCCTCCTTTTCTATATAATACTCCGCAGCCATGAGGATGGCCTCCAGGGGAACCACGCCTACGATTTCAGAGCCGGTCACGGCCACCTTAAGGCCGGCGGCCTCCTCCTTCACCGCTTCAAAAAGCTCATGGATGGCGGTGACATTGTAGTTGTTCAGGTTCACCGTCACCTGGGCCAGGTTGTAATCATCCACATACCAGCCCATGCCCTTGACATCCTTGAACCGCCCCGGTTCATTTTCGCCCCGTCCCGCTTCCCTCAGGTTCAGCGCGATCCTGTGGGCCTGGTTGGGGGTGGAGAGCAGGTTGACGTTATAGGCGATGAGGAAGAACCGGGCGCCGGTCACCGTGGCCCCCCATTCCGGGATGAACTCGGCCGGGCCGAAATCCGGCTTCCACTGGGGCTGTACAATACGTTCCGGGATGGCCTCGTACTGCCCTTCCCGGATCTGGGGCAGTTTTCTGCGGTATTCCTGCTCAGCGGACGCTTCATAAAGGTAAATGGGAATGCCCAGCTCCTCGGCCGCCCGCCGGCCGAATTCCTTTGACACGGCCACACATTCCTCCATGGTCACATTGGCCACGGGGATAAAGGGGCAGACATCCATGGCCCCCATACGGTGGTGCTCGCCGGTGTGGGTCTGCATATCAATCCGTTCCCGGGCCACCCGGGCCGCAGCCAAAG encodes:
- the ftcD gene encoding glutamate formimidoyltransferase, with the protein product MKKIVECVPNFSEGRNKETIEAIAQAVRNTKGCSLLDVDPGRSTNRTVYTFVGDPQAVVEGALAAARVARERIDMQTHTGEHHRMGAMDVCPFIPVANVTMEECVAVSKEFGRRAAEELGIPIYLYEASAEQEYRRKLPQIREGQYEAIPERIVQPQWKPDFGPAEFIPEWGATVTGARFFLIAYNVNLLSTPNQAHRIALNLREAGRGENEPGRFKDVKGMGWYVDDYNLAQVTVNLNNYNVTAIHELFEAVKEEAAGLKVAVTGSEIVGVVPLEAILMAAEYYIEKEGLFVLDEDQKVRLAVERLGLNSVAPFNPKEKIIEYIIAEEPDEPLAGLTLRGFIQEVTSRSSAPGGGSASAAIAAMGAGLGSMVAKLTLGVRKFEAVDGKMRELIPPLHQAAHALIPMVDADTNAFADYVAALGLPRGTDEEKAHRQAQLQLGLKKAIEVPLSTMRLGDGAWDAMMEVARYGNLASKSDVEVGARALEMGIWGAYKNVVINMGDITDPSYKEETLAKAEAIKERAADRCAKVLEILEARSAE